A window from Primulina eburnea isolate SZY01 chromosome 2, ASM2296580v1, whole genome shotgun sequence encodes these proteins:
- the LOC140824644 gene encoding NAC domain-containing protein 54 produces the protein MAPVGLPPGFRFHPTDEELVNYYLKKKIQGQEIELDIIPEVDLYKCEPWELAEKSFLPSRDPEWYFFGPRDRKYPNGFRTNRATRAGYWKSTGKDRRVISQNRAIGMKKTLVYYKGRAPQGIRTDWVMHEYRLDDTTSPSCIQDSYALCRVFKKNGLCSDVEDQQGQPSNIPLLDYSQGVVITTEIETMSPEFPLASSSTLCMEEEEDKDDSWMQFITDDVWCGDEVSHVGFSN, from the exons ATGGCTCCAGTGGGATTGCCTCCAGGTTTCAGGTTCCATCCCACTGATGAAGAGCTTGTGAATTATTATCTCAAGAAAAAGATCCAAGGCCAAGAAATCGAACTCGATATCATCCCTGAAGTTGATCTTTACAAGTGTGAGCCATGGGAATTAGCAG AGAAATCTTTCTTGCCAAGTAGGGATCCGGAATGGTATTTTTTTGGGCCAAGGGACCGAAAGTACCCGAACGGATTCAGAACAAATAGGGCAACCCGCGCCGGGTACTGGAAGTCTACTGGGAAAGACAGGAGGGTAATAAGCCAGAATCGAGCCATCGGGATGAAGAAAACACTGGTTTATTACAAGGGTAGAGCTCCACAAGGAATAAGAACCGATTGGGTTATGCACGAGTATCGGCTCGATGACACCACCTCTCCTTCCTGCATCCAG GACTCATACGCTTTATGTCGTGTTTTCAAGAAAAATGGGTTGTGTTCTGATGTAGAAGACCAGCAAGGGCAGCCTAGTAATATCCCATTGCTCGACTACTCACAAGGAGTCGTCATCACAACCGAGATTGAAACAATGTCACCAGAGTTCCCATTGGCATCATCTTCCACCTTATGCATGGAGGAAGAAGAAGATAAAGATGATTCATGGATGCAGTTTATTACAGATGACGTGTGGTGTGGTGATGAGGTGTCTCATGTTGGTTTCTCAAACTAA